Proteins from one Longimicrobium terrae genomic window:
- the dacB gene encoding D-alanyl-D-alanine carboxypeptidase/D-alanyl-D-alanine-endopeptidase produces the protein MNLRRFPALLAAAALGACAPALASGPAPATRAEDPRAAVAAAVDSIFNDTLFAPAQWGVLVRSVETGETVYSRNADKLFVPASNMKIVTAAAALETLGPDYRYRTRVAASGPVRGGVLQGDLVVQGSGDPTISERFAGDVRTVFRAWADSLRAHGVTRITGAVIGDDDRFDDLQFGRGWAWDDVQDSYSAEIGALELNEGFVTVRVQPRAGAAPVVTLRPATSSIPVSITATTGAADAPSTLRISRGARGDILVSGAIPADTAFIQQEVSVINNTAQFAAVLRDALQESGITVGGAAVDADDLPRGARGATTDLFTHTSVPLREILPGFLKPSQNQIGELLLKTMGAELRGAGTADAGIAVVDSVTRAWGLPRRLLSQADGSGLSRYNLVAPSFLIAVLDHERRGPNAAVFRDALPVAGVDGTLAARMRGTPLQGNVHAKTGTLGGVRSLSGYFTTAAGEPMMFSMIVNNHTLSARDADRLAEAALLRFHRLPRAPSR, from the coding sequence ATGAACCTGCGTCGCTTCCCCGCCCTGCTGGCCGCGGCCGCCCTGGGCGCGTGCGCTCCCGCCCTGGCGTCCGGCCCCGCGCCGGCCACCCGGGCCGAGGACCCGCGCGCCGCCGTCGCCGCGGCAGTGGATTCCATCTTCAACGACACGCTGTTCGCGCCCGCGCAGTGGGGCGTGCTGGTGCGGTCGGTGGAAACGGGCGAAACGGTCTACTCGCGCAACGCCGACAAGCTGTTCGTCCCCGCCAGCAACATGAAGATCGTCACCGCGGCGGCGGCGCTGGAGACGCTGGGCCCGGACTACCGCTACCGGACACGGGTGGCCGCCTCCGGCCCGGTGCGCGGCGGCGTGCTGCAGGGCGACCTGGTCGTCCAAGGCAGCGGCGATCCCACGATCTCGGAGCGCTTTGCCGGCGACGTGCGGACCGTGTTTCGCGCCTGGGCCGATTCGCTGCGCGCGCACGGCGTCACGCGCATCACCGGCGCGGTCATCGGGGATGACGACCGGTTCGATGACCTGCAGTTCGGCCGCGGCTGGGCATGGGACGACGTGCAGGATTCGTATTCCGCCGAGATCGGCGCGCTGGAACTGAACGAGGGCTTCGTGACCGTGCGCGTGCAGCCCCGCGCCGGGGCGGCGCCCGTCGTCACCCTGCGCCCGGCGACCTCCTCCATCCCGGTGTCCATCACCGCCACGACGGGTGCCGCGGACGCGCCCTCCACGCTGCGCATCAGCCGCGGCGCGCGGGGAGACATCCTGGTCAGTGGCGCGATCCCGGCGGACACGGCGTTCATCCAGCAGGAAGTTTCCGTCATCAACAACACCGCGCAGTTCGCGGCCGTGCTGCGCGACGCGCTGCAGGAGTCGGGGATCACTGTCGGGGGTGCGGCGGTGGACGCGGACGATCTGCCGCGCGGCGCGCGCGGCGCCACGACGGACCTGTTCACGCACACGTCCGTGCCCCTGCGCGAGATTCTGCCCGGCTTTCTGAAGCCGAGCCAGAACCAGATCGGCGAACTGCTGCTCAAGACGATGGGTGCGGAACTGCGCGGCGCAGGCACGGCGGACGCGGGGATCGCCGTCGTCGACAGCGTGACACGCGCGTGGGGCCTGCCGCGCCGGTTGCTGTCGCAGGCGGACGGAAGCGGACTGTCGCGGTACAACCTGGTCGCGCCGTCGTTTCTGATCGCCGTGCTGGACCACGAGCGCCGCGGACCCAACGCGGCCGTCTTCCGCGACGCGCTCCCGGTGGCCGGCGTGGACGGGACGCTGGCGGCGCGGATGCGTGGCACGCCGCTGCAGGGGAACGTGCACGCCAAGACGGGCACGCTGGGTGGTGTGCGCTCGCTTTCCGGCTACTTCACCACCGCCGCGGGCGAGCCGATGATGTTCAGCATGATCGTGAACAACCACACGTTGAGCGCGCGCGACGCGGACCGCCTGGCCGAAGCGGCACTTCTGCGTTTCCACAGGCTTCCGCGCGCGCCCAGCCGCTGA
- a CDS encoding GNAT family N-acetyltransferase: protein MMELEPVVLQGAHVRLVPMTMEHVPALWEAGNDPDLWQFTLTQNHSEDDMRRYVEAALRLQQQGTALPFVTTEAATGRVIGSTRFGNVDTWSRRVEIGWTWIAAPWQRSPINTEAKFLMLRHAFETLGCIRVELKTSALNQKSRRAIARIGGREEGILRKHAVSEDGRIRDTVYFGIVDDEWPDVCARLLAMMAEPRS, encoded by the coding sequence ATGATGGAGCTTGAGCCGGTGGTGCTGCAAGGCGCGCACGTGCGCCTGGTGCCCATGACGATGGAGCACGTTCCCGCGCTGTGGGAGGCGGGAAACGATCCGGATCTGTGGCAGTTCACGCTGACGCAGAACCACTCGGAAGACGACATGCGGCGCTACGTGGAGGCCGCGCTCCGACTGCAGCAGCAGGGGACGGCGCTGCCGTTCGTCACCACGGAGGCGGCAACGGGACGGGTGATCGGCAGCACGCGCTTTGGCAACGTGGACACGTGGAGCCGGCGCGTGGAGATCGGGTGGACGTGGATCGCCGCGCCGTGGCAGCGCTCGCCCATCAACACCGAAGCCAAGTTCCTGATGCTGCGCCACGCGTTCGAGACGCTGGGCTGCATTCGCGTGGAGCTCAAGACCAGCGCGTTGAACCAGAAGTCGCGCCGTGCCATTGCCCGCATCGGCGGCCGGGAGGAAGGCATCTTGCGGAAGCACGCCGTCAGCGAGGACGGGCGCATCCGCGACACGGTCTACTTCGGCATCGTGGACGACGAGTGGCCCGACGTCTGCGCGCGCCTGCTGGCCATGATGGCCGAACCCCGCTCCTGA
- a CDS encoding DUF3568 family protein has translation MTMRMKSLGLRAALMVALAFSTTGCLAAAAAAGAGAAIGYSERGAKSDVGAPVATVVANSRAVLRVMGFTLGSGSEGNNTTVVGTRGDMRVTVDIESEDNGASSEVYVFAREGNLDWDRDLSRDILGRIMARR, from the coding sequence ATGACGATGCGGATGAAGAGCCTGGGACTGCGGGCCGCGCTGATGGTGGCGCTCGCCTTCTCCACGACGGGATGCCTGGCCGCCGCGGCGGCCGCGGGCGCCGGCGCGGCGATCGGCTACTCGGAGCGCGGCGCCAAGTCCGACGTGGGCGCGCCGGTGGCCACGGTGGTCGCCAACTCGCGCGCGGTGCTGCGGGTGATGGGCTTTACGCTGGGCTCCGGGAGCGAAGGCAACAACACCACCGTGGTGGGCACCAGGGGCGACATGCGCGTCACGGTGGACATCGAGAGCGAGGACAACGGCGCCTCGTCCGAAGTCTACGTCTTTGCGCGCGAAGGCAACCTGGACTGGGACCGCGACCTGTCGCGCGACATTCTCGGGCGGATCATGGCGCGCCGGTAG
- a CDS encoding PAS domain S-box protein, with product MAAPDSYRILVVDDDALDRMAVRRALRAAGVDAHVDEARDAPAGLRALREGRYDCVLLDYQLPGGDGLSVLRSAREAGIDTPVVMLTGHGDQETAVELMKSGAADFVSKAAITPERLAQGIRHAVRVHRAEEQARRAESALRESEERFRSAFEDGAVGTALVAVDGRFLRVNTALARMLGWSVDELLQRRFADVSHPDGLAEDEARMARALGGEVRSYQSEKRYVARDGRAVPTLESVSLVRGGDGEPLYFVTQVQDLTDQEEARAALQESEARLRRISESGMVGMLFWQVDGGITSANETFLRMAGYSAEDLAAGRVNWVTMTPPEWLEADRAALAQLAGHGVAEAYEKEFVRPDGSRIPVLVSAATFEQTAEQGVTLVLDMTQRKRMEQEREAALASRSRFYAAMSHELRTPINAILGYNDLLLSGVYGDMSEVQSSGVERSQRAARHLLDLVNDVLDISKLEAGKMEITPEPASIPELVRDLFATVRPLAADSGSALHLQTEDADPPILTDPRRVRQILLNLLSNAIKFGRARPVSVCVRGAADGGITVEVADQGEGIPADHLERVFEEFVQLPDANLGGTGLGLPISRRLAAMLGGRLEAESVVGTGSVFRLVLPPTIPAATLDVVTLV from the coding sequence GTGGCCGCTCCCGACTCGTACCGCATCCTGGTCGTCGACGACGACGCGCTGGACCGCATGGCCGTTCGCCGGGCCCTGCGCGCCGCCGGCGTGGACGCGCACGTGGACGAGGCGCGCGACGCGCCCGCCGGGCTGCGCGCCCTGCGCGAGGGACGGTACGACTGCGTGCTGCTGGATTACCAGCTTCCCGGCGGCGACGGCCTTTCGGTGCTGCGCTCCGCGCGCGAGGCGGGCATCGACACGCCGGTGGTGATGCTGACCGGCCACGGCGACCAGGAAACGGCGGTGGAGCTCATGAAGTCCGGCGCCGCCGACTTCGTGTCCAAGGCCGCCATCACCCCCGAGCGGCTGGCGCAGGGCATTCGCCACGCGGTGCGCGTGCACCGCGCGGAGGAGCAGGCCCGCCGCGCCGAGTCCGCCCTGCGCGAAAGCGAGGAGCGGTTCCGCAGCGCGTTCGAGGACGGCGCGGTGGGCACGGCGCTGGTGGCGGTGGACGGCCGCTTTCTGCGCGTGAACACGGCGCTGGCCCGCATGCTGGGCTGGTCGGTGGATGAACTGCTGCAGCGCCGCTTTGCCGACGTGTCGCACCCGGACGGCCTGGCGGAAGACGAAGCGCGGATGGCGCGGGCGCTGGGCGGAGAGGTGCGCTCGTACCAGAGCGAAAAGCGCTACGTGGCGCGAGACGGCCGCGCCGTGCCCACGCTGGAAAGCGTGTCGCTGGTGCGCGGCGGCGACGGCGAGCCGCTGTACTTCGTCACCCAGGTGCAGGACCTGACCGACCAGGAGGAAGCCCGCGCCGCGCTGCAGGAAAGCGAGGCGCGGCTGCGGCGCATCTCCGAATCGGGGATGGTGGGCATGCTGTTCTGGCAGGTGGACGGCGGCATCACCTCGGCCAACGAGACGTTTCTGCGGATGGCGGGATACAGCGCCGAGGACCTGGCCGCCGGTCGGGTGAACTGGGTGACCATGACCCCGCCGGAGTGGCTGGAGGCTGACCGCGCCGCGCTGGCGCAGCTGGCCGGCCACGGCGTGGCCGAGGCGTACGAAAAGGAGTTCGTGCGCCCGGACGGCAGCCGCATTCCCGTGCTGGTTTCCGCCGCCACGTTCGAGCAGACGGCCGAGCAGGGCGTGACGCTGGTGCTGGACATGACGCAGCGCAAGCGGATGGAGCAGGAGCGCGAGGCGGCCCTGGCGTCGCGCAGCCGCTTCTACGCCGCCATGAGCCACGAGCTGCGCACCCCCATCAACGCCATTCTGGGCTACAACGACCTGCTCCTGTCCGGCGTGTACGGCGACATGTCGGAGGTGCAGAGTTCGGGGGTGGAGCGGTCGCAGCGGGCCGCGCGGCACCTGCTGGATCTGGTGAACGACGTGCTCGACATCTCCAAGCTGGAAGCCGGCAAGATGGAGATCACCCCCGAGCCGGCCTCCATTCCCGAGCTGGTGCGCGACCTGTTCGCCACGGTGCGGCCGCTGGCGGCGGACAGCGGCAGCGCGCTGCACCTGCAGACCGAGGACGCGGACCCGCCCATTCTGACCGACCCGCGGCGGGTGCGGCAGATTCTGCTGAACCTGCTGAGCAACGCCATCAAGTTCGGGCGCGCGCGCCCGGTGTCGGTCTGCGTGCGCGGCGCGGCGGACGGCGGGATCACGGTGGAGGTCGCGGACCAGGGCGAGGGGATTCCCGCGGACCACCTGGAGCGCGTGTTCGAGGAGTTCGTGCAGCTTCCGGACGCCAACCTGGGCGGAACGGGGCTGGGGCTTCCCATTTCCCGCCGGTTGGCGGCCATGCTGGGCGGGCGGCTGGAGGCGGAGTCCGTCGTGGGCACGGGAAGCGTGTTCCGCCTGGTGCTGCCGCCCACGATTCCCGCCGCCACGCTGGACGTTGTCACCCTGGTCTGA
- a CDS encoding response regulator yields the protein MLNILLVEDDEVDVMNVRRAFQKNNIRNPLWVAGNGLEALETLRGSDMPRERRLVLLDLNMPRMNGIEFLRALREDEELRPTPVVVLTTSADERDRVDAYNLNVAGYILKPVTFVSFVETMATLNKYWTLVEYP from the coding sequence ATGCTGAACATCCTCCTGGTGGAGGACGACGAGGTGGACGTGATGAACGTCCGCCGCGCGTTTCAGAAGAACAACATCCGCAACCCGCTGTGGGTGGCCGGAAACGGTCTGGAAGCGCTGGAAACGCTTCGCGGCTCCGACATGCCGCGCGAGCGCCGCCTGGTGCTGCTGGACCTGAACATGCCGCGGATGAACGGCATCGAGTTCCTGCGCGCCCTGCGCGAGGACGAGGAGCTGCGCCCCACGCCGGTAGTGGTGCTCACCACGTCGGCGGACGAGCGCGACCGCGTGGACGCGTACAACCTGAACGTCGCGGGATACATTCTCAAGCCCGTCACCTTCGTCAGCTTCGTGGAGACGATGGCGACCCTCAACAAGTACTGGACGCTGGTCGAGTACCCCTGA
- the gluQRS gene encoding tRNA glutamyl-Q(34) synthetase GluQRS — MTRGRFAPSPTGALHVGNARSALLAWLHARAAGGRFVMRVEDLDFGRVRPGYMERQLDELHWLGLDWDEGPDVGGPHAPYVQSQRQPLYEAALRRLAEMGMLFACTCSRRDIAGAASAPHVGEEGPRYPGTCRDRRVQAGPGSLTDFGRSQFALRVAAPSGPIPFTDELLGPCAFDPADEGDFVVRRKDGVAAYQLAVVVDDAAMRITDVVRGADLLSSTARQILLYRALELPEPRFLHVPLMLGPDGERLAKRHGAVSLGELRDAGVPADAVAGWLASTCGLAEPGERLHPSRLIERFNVARLPVEPTVVTEADLRLLRSTDAVFRPDGA, encoded by the coding sequence ATGACCCGCGGCCGCTTCGCCCCCAGCCCCACCGGTGCCCTGCACGTCGGCAACGCGCGATCCGCGCTGCTGGCGTGGCTGCACGCGCGCGCGGCGGGAGGCCGGTTCGTCATGCGCGTGGAGGACCTGGACTTCGGGCGGGTGCGGCCGGGGTACATGGAGCGCCAGCTGGATGAACTGCACTGGCTGGGGCTGGACTGGGACGAAGGCCCCGACGTGGGCGGCCCCCATGCGCCCTACGTGCAGTCGCAGCGGCAGCCGCTGTACGAGGCCGCCCTGCGCCGCCTGGCGGAGATGGGAATGCTGTTCGCTTGCACCTGCTCGCGCCGCGACATCGCCGGGGCGGCTAGCGCCCCGCACGTGGGGGAGGAAGGGCCGCGCTACCCCGGCACCTGCCGCGACCGCCGCGTGCAGGCCGGCCCGGGCTCGCTCACGGACTTCGGGCGCTCGCAGTTCGCGCTGCGCGTGGCGGCGCCCTCCGGCCCCATCCCGTTCACGGACGAGCTGCTGGGGCCGTGCGCGTTCGATCCCGCGGACGAAGGCGATTTCGTGGTGCGCCGCAAGGACGGCGTGGCCGCGTACCAGCTCGCCGTCGTGGTGGACGACGCGGCCATGAGGATCACCGACGTGGTGCGCGGCGCGGACCTTCTTTCATCCACCGCCCGGCAGATTCTGCTGTACCGCGCGCTGGAGCTGCCCGAGCCGCGCTTTCTGCACGTCCCCCTGATGCTGGGGCCGGACGGCGAGCGGCTGGCCAAGCGGCACGGCGCCGTATCCCTGGGCGAACTGCGCGATGCGGGCGTGCCGGCCGATGCCGTCGCCGGCTGGCTGGCCTCCACCTGCGGGCTGGCGGAGCCGGGGGAACGGCTGCATCCGTCGCGGCTGATCGAGCGGTTCAACGTCGCGCGGCTGCCGGTGGAGCCCACGGTGGTCACGGAGGCCGATCTGCGTCTGCTCCGCTCCACGGATGCAGTGTTCCGCCCTGACGGCGCCTGA
- a CDS encoding DUF4153 domain-containing protein has translation MTTMEMAGDAEPRPEARFGLTARTRTGLAITGVAVTVGVAGDLLLRASPWGISLPLWTALLVAAIVGLQRWTEADDAAVGWIPLILGAASLAAWRDSPTLKALSITAVLVILALAMMRARGGSVRLAGLAHHALGIATSAGDAAIGAVRLLSGDVNWSELRARSGSGTTVAVSVLRGAGLAVPLLLLFGALLVSADARFESLLGGLFQMDTPALILHLLFSALVAWIAGGVLRTMTLGGGQPGPEIARPASLSLGIVETATALGLLNLLFLAFVIVQLPYFFGGAALIQAPGSATFSDYARRGFFELVTVAGLVLPMLLAAEWLVRRETAAHHRVFRLVAGAQVALLFVMMGSGVHRMRLYWGAYGLTELRVYTMAFMLWLGVVAGWFAWTVLRGQRQRFAWGALVAAFDMVALLHLANPDALIVRVNASRPDAALRFDGAYAATLSADAVPQLLAAMPAMSAGARCRAAEGLLARWSEGTGDWRSWSLARARAGRAMQANTRRLETMSCPEPAPVPQAAPAAFGTAPPAIAAPRVDTTTASPPAVIGPPAAVVDPAAARIDSVEAATPVQAPARASGSTEYGYGSRR, from the coding sequence ATGACCACGATGGAGATGGCCGGCGACGCCGAGCCCCGTCCCGAAGCACGCTTCGGGCTCACCGCCAGGACGCGCACCGGCCTTGCCATTACCGGCGTGGCCGTGACGGTCGGCGTCGCGGGCGACCTGCTGCTGCGCGCCTCGCCGTGGGGGATCAGCCTGCCGCTGTGGACCGCACTGCTGGTGGCGGCAATCGTGGGGCTGCAGCGCTGGACGGAGGCGGACGACGCGGCGGTGGGGTGGATTCCGCTCATCCTGGGCGCGGCGTCGCTGGCCGCGTGGCGCGACTCGCCCACGCTCAAGGCGCTCAGCATCACCGCCGTCCTCGTCATTCTGGCGCTGGCGATGATGCGCGCGCGCGGCGGCAGCGTGCGCCTGGCCGGGCTGGCGCACCACGCGCTGGGCATCGCCACCTCCGCGGGGGACGCCGCCATCGGCGCCGTGCGGCTGCTGTCGGGAGACGTGAACTGGAGCGAACTGCGCGCACGGAGCGGATCGGGCACCACCGTGGCGGTTTCCGTACTGCGCGGCGCGGGGCTGGCCGTTCCGCTGCTGCTGCTGTTCGGCGCGCTCCTTGTTTCGGCGGACGCGCGCTTCGAGAGCCTGCTGGGCGGATTGTTCCAGATGGACACCCCGGCGCTCATCCTTCACCTGCTGTTCAGCGCGCTGGTGGCGTGGATCGCGGGCGGCGTGCTGCGCACCATGACGCTCGGCGGCGGACAGCCGGGGCCGGAGATCGCCCGCCCCGCGTCGCTTTCCCTGGGCATCGTGGAAACCGCGACGGCGCTGGGGCTGCTGAACCTGCTCTTTCTGGCCTTTGTCATCGTCCAGCTTCCCTACTTCTTCGGCGGCGCGGCGCTCATTCAGGCGCCCGGCTCGGCCACGTTCAGCGACTACGCGCGGCGCGGCTTCTTTGAACTGGTGACGGTGGCCGGGCTGGTGCTTCCCATGCTGCTGGCCGCGGAGTGGCTGGTGCGGCGGGAAACGGCGGCGCATCATCGCGTTTTCCGCCTGGTCGCGGGCGCGCAGGTGGCGCTGCTCTTTGTGATGATGGGAAGCGGCGTGCACCGCATGCGGCTGTACTGGGGCGCGTACGGCCTTACGGAACTGCGCGTGTACACGATGGCCTTCATGCTGTGGCTGGGCGTGGTGGCGGGATGGTTCGCCTGGACGGTGCTGCGCGGACAGCGGCAGCGCTTTGCCTGGGGCGCGCTGGTGGCGGCATTCGACATGGTGGCGCTTCTGCACCTGGCCAACCCGGACGCGCTGATCGTGCGCGTGAACGCCAGCCGGCCGGACGCCGCGCTGCGCTTTGACGGCGCCTATGCCGCCACGCTGAGCGCGGACGCGGTTCCGCAGCTGCTGGCGGCCATGCCCGCCATGAGCGCCGGCGCGCGCTGCCGCGCCGCGGAGGGCCTGCTGGCACGGTGGAGCGAGGGAACGGGCGACTGGCGCAGCTGGAGCCTGGCCCGCGCCCGCGCCGGCCGCGCCATGCAGGCCAACACCAGGCGCCTGGAGACGATGAGCTGCCCGGAGCCGGCGCCCGTTCCGCAGGCCGCCCCCGCCGCGTTCGGCACCGCGCCTCCCGCCATCGCCGCGCCCCGCGTGGACACGACGACGGCCAGCCCGCCCGCCGTGATCGGCCCGCCGGCGGCCGTGGTGGATCCGGCCGCGGCGCGGATCGACTCAGTGGAGGCAGCTACACCGGTGCAGGCGCCCGCGCGGGCGAGCGGAAGCACGGAGTACGGATATGGGAGCCGCCGGTGA
- a CDS encoding di-trans,poly-cis-decaprenylcistransferase yields the protein MQRTLQIHRSAGLHVALIMDGNGRWANARGWPRLAGHREGAKTVRTIVEAAPGLGIGTLTLYAFSSDNWGRPSREVAGLMRLFRSYLAAEAQRCVENGVRMRIIGRRDRLPEVLVRQIDAAESATEHGRKLTLRIALDYSARDTLMRAAATLSATGAPTREEFAAAMAGAMGEQAPAPDVDLLVRTGGEQRLSDFLLWESAYAELYFTPLAWPDFSPAALGQAVDWFHGRERRFGRLKESA from the coding sequence ATGCAAAGAACTCTGCAAATTCACCGCTCCGCCGGGCTGCACGTGGCGCTGATCATGGACGGCAACGGCCGCTGGGCCAACGCGCGTGGCTGGCCGCGGCTGGCCGGCCACCGCGAAGGCGCAAAGACGGTTCGCACCATCGTAGAGGCCGCGCCGGGGCTGGGAATCGGCACGCTGACGCTGTACGCCTTCAGCAGCGACAACTGGGGCCGCCCGTCGCGCGAGGTCGCCGGGCTGATGCGGCTGTTCCGCTCGTACCTGGCCGCCGAGGCGCAGCGCTGCGTGGAGAACGGCGTGCGCATGCGCATCATCGGGCGGCGCGACCGGCTGCCGGAGGTGCTGGTGCGGCAGATTGACGCCGCGGAATCCGCCACGGAGCATGGCAGAAAGCTTACGCTGCGCATTGCGCTGGACTACTCCGCGCGCGACACGCTGATGCGCGCCGCCGCCACCCTTTCCGCCACGGGCGCGCCCACCCGCGAGGAGTTCGCCGCCGCGATGGCCGGCGCCATGGGCGAGCAGGCGCCCGCGCCGGACGTGGACCTGCTGGTGCGCACCGGCGGCGAGCAGCGGCTGAGCGACTTTCTGCTCTGGGAAAGCGCGTACGCGGAACTGTACTTCACCCCGCTCGCCTGGCCGGACTTCAGCCCCGCCGCGCTGGGCCAGGCGGTGGACTGGTTCCACGGCCGCGAACGGCGCTTCGGACGATTGAAGGAATCCGCCTGA